Proteins co-encoded in one Bacillus infantis NRRL B-14911 genomic window:
- a CDS encoding sodium:solute symporter family protein, protein MDTQFLVSLSIILATFALYIGIAVYNKARATSDFYVAGRGVPPIFNGMAIGADWMSAASFIGMAGTIMLLGYDGLAYIMGWTGGYLLLTFLLAPQLRKYGRYTVPEFIGDRYNSHTARVIAAICTIVISFTYSIGQLSGSGVVIGRLFEIDAKLGTMIGVVLIAFYAAFGGMKGITWTQVAQYIILIIAYLIPVIFMSLQLTNNPLPWISYGELVGKMGELDRELGISEYFAPFTNGTKWQFLALMFTLMAGTAGLPHVIVRFYTVSTMKAARWSGAWALLFIGLLYLSAPAYAAFSRFILMTKVAGSSISELPAWTKTWVDTGKLQLADGNGDGILQWSELIISNDIVVMATPEIANLGVFVIGLVAAGAMAAALSTAGGLMIAISSSFAHDIFYRVWKPNSTEKTRLSVARWSIVVATLLAGLIALNPPGAITQIVAWAFALATGTFFPALVLGVWWKRSNAKGVISGLLVGLGVTLAYIFAAKYGGFTILGIIDTGAGVFGAAAAFLTNIIVSKATEAPSKKIQEEVINLRYPEQMIYKDGEVWMDEGKSKSV, encoded by the coding sequence ATGGATACACAGTTTTTGGTCTCATTATCAATTATTCTGGCTACATTTGCTTTATATATTGGCATTGCGGTCTATAATAAGGCGCGTGCCACCTCAGATTTCTATGTGGCAGGGCGCGGTGTCCCGCCGATTTTCAATGGAATGGCCATCGGTGCCGACTGGATGAGTGCAGCTTCCTTTATCGGGATGGCCGGGACGATCATGCTTCTCGGCTACGACGGCCTAGCCTATATTATGGGCTGGACGGGCGGCTATCTGCTCCTGACGTTCCTGTTGGCGCCCCAGCTGCGAAAGTACGGGCGCTATACCGTTCCGGAATTCATCGGCGACCGCTATAACAGCCATACAGCAAGGGTCATAGCTGCAATTTGTACAATCGTCATCTCATTTACCTATTCAATCGGCCAGCTGTCAGGCTCGGGCGTAGTAATCGGCCGTTTGTTTGAGATCGATGCCAAGCTCGGTACTATGATCGGCGTTGTACTGATCGCCTTTTATGCCGCTTTCGGCGGGATGAAGGGAATCACCTGGACACAGGTGGCCCAGTATATCATTCTGATTATTGCCTATCTCATCCCGGTCATCTTCATGTCCCTGCAGCTTACCAATAATCCGCTTCCCTGGATTTCTTATGGAGAGCTCGTCGGCAAGATGGGTGAGCTTGATAGGGAGCTTGGGATCTCTGAATACTTCGCTCCATTTACGAACGGGACTAAATGGCAGTTCCTTGCCCTCATGTTTACCTTGATGGCGGGTACAGCAGGACTCCCGCACGTTATTGTCCGCTTTTACACGGTATCTACAATGAAGGCGGCCCGCTGGTCAGGGGCCTGGGCTTTGCTCTTCATCGGATTGCTTTATCTTTCTGCACCGGCTTATGCTGCTTTCTCCCGTTTCATCCTGATGACAAAGGTTGCCGGCAGCAGCATCAGCGAGCTCCCGGCCTGGACCAAAACATGGGTCGACACAGGAAAGCTGCAGCTTGCCGATGGCAATGGGGACGGCATTCTGCAGTGGAGTGAACTGATCATCTCTAATGATATCGTCGTCATGGCTACACCGGAGATTGCCAATCTTGGTGTATTCGTCATCGGCCTTGTTGCCGCCGGTGCTATGGCAGCCGCCCTGTCAACAGCAGGCGGGCTGATGATCGCCATTTCATCTTCATTTGCACACGATATTTTCTATCGGGTCTGGAAGCCTAATTCTACTGAAAAAACCAGGCTCAGTGTTGCCCGCTGGTCCATTGTGGTCGCCACGCTTTTGGCAGGCCTGATCGCCTTGAATCCTCCGGGAGCCATTACCCAGATTGTCGCCTGGGCATTCGCTCTGGCTACAGGAACCTTCTTCCCGGCACTCGTTCTTGGCGTCTGGTGGAAACGTTCCAATGCAAAAGGGGTCATCTCCGGGCTCCTTGTCGGTCTGGGAGTGACCCTGGCTTATATCTTTGCCGCAAAATACGGCGGCTTCACTATCCTGGGCATTATCGATACAGGAGCGGGCGTCTTTGGGGCAGCAGCAGCCTTCTTGACAAATATCATTGTATCGAAGGCCACCGAGGCCCCATCCAAAAAGATTCAGGAGGAAGTAATCAATCTGCGCTATCCTGAACAGATGATTTATAAAGATGGGGAAGTATGGATGGATGAGGGGAAATCCAAATCCGTTTAA
- a CDS encoding DUF4212 domain-containing protein: protein MKKIDKATADSYFREKTRNMIIYFAIWFIVSYGVVLFAEPLSEITINGFPFHYFMGAQGAVITFIILLFVNAKFSDSIDRKYGIDEDKNEQISSGKVLDH, encoded by the coding sequence TTGAAAAAAATTGATAAGGCAACTGCAGACAGTTATTTTCGCGAAAAAACGAGAAACATGATCATCTATTTTGCTATCTGGTTCATCGTCTCCTACGGTGTCGTGCTATTTGCAGAGCCGCTCAGTGAAATAACGATCAATGGCTTCCCGTTCCATTATTTCATGGGTGCACAGGGAGCTGTCATCACGTTTATCATTCTATTATTTGTGAATGCGAAATTTAGTGATTCAATTGACCGCAAATATGGGATTGATGAGGATAAAAACGAACAGATCAGCTCAGGGAAGGTGCTGGACCACTAA
- a CDS encoding pyroglutamyl-peptidase I codes for MKKLLLTGFEPFLEFPINPTEKVVEALNGTKIGDYEIKGVLLPVDFKESPVKILEAYHEHQPDAVISLGLAGGRNSITPERIAINCRDGEPDNSGARLEDSPIDEEGPDGYFSTLPIRKLVNRLKENGLPAEISNTAGTYLCNNVMYTILHEIKKSGREIPAGFIHIPASHQLAAKSKRSLPSWSDSDLQDAVKKMIEAL; via the coding sequence ATGAAGAAACTGCTTTTAACAGGCTTTGAGCCTTTTTTGGAATTTCCGATCAACCCGACAGAAAAGGTCGTTGAAGCCCTGAACGGAACAAAGATCGGAGACTATGAAATTAAGGGAGTCCTTCTCCCTGTCGACTTTAAAGAATCACCGGTTAAAATACTGGAAGCCTACCATGAGCACCAGCCGGATGCTGTTATCTCGCTCGGACTTGCGGGAGGCAGGAACAGCATCACCCCAGAGCGGATCGCCATCAACTGCCGCGACGGCGAACCTGACAACAGCGGAGCAAGACTGGAAGATTCACCGATTGATGAAGAAGGGCCGGACGGCTATTTCTCCACTCTTCCAATCAGGAAGTTGGTCAACAGATTAAAAGAGAACGGTCTGCCGGCTGAAATCTCAAACACAGCAGGAACATACTTATGCAATAACGTTATGTACACCATCCTGCATGAAATAAAGAAGAGCGGGAGGGAGATCCCGGCTGGATTCATTCACATTCCGGCCTCCCACCAGCTCGCTGCCAAAAGCAAACGCAGCCTGCCAAGCTGGTCTGACAGCGATTTGCAGGATGCAGTGAAAAAGATGATAGAGGCTTTGTAG
- the ggt gene encoding gamma-glutamyltransferase yields MASIARNGMVATSQPLAAQAGLDIMKKGGNAIDAAIATAACLTVVEPTSNGIGGDAFALVWTNDSLYGLNGSGPSPQSISIDKVKEKGHETMPSHGWVPVTVPGAPSAWAELSKRFGRLPLKEVLQPAIDYARYGYPVSPILGKYWEGAHKIYKKRFTGPEYEEWFKVFAPNGKAPEIGEMWKSEDHARTLEAIAETNAESFYRGELADKIAKASEEGGGFLSKEDLEGYKAEWVDPISVNYRGYDIWEIPPNGQGLVALMALNILKGYEFTHREDAEQLHLQLEAMKQAFTDGKTYITDPAFMKTKVEDMLSESYAEASRRKITGEARLPEPGSLPKGGTVYLSTADGEGNMVSFIQSNYMGFGSGVVVPGTGIGLQNRGHDFSLDPGHENALAPGKKTYHTIIPGFITKGSDAVGPFGVMGGYMQPQGHVQVAMNMIDFKLNPQAALDAPRWQWIEGNKIEVEYTMPNHLVKQLAAKGHEIKVAHDSGGFGRGQVITRNPETGVLTGGTEPRTDGTIASW; encoded by the coding sequence ATGGCTTCAATTGCGCGGAACGGGATGGTTGCAACCTCCCAGCCCCTTGCTGCCCAGGCTGGGCTCGACATAATGAAAAAAGGCGGTAATGCCATTGATGCGGCAATCGCAACGGCTGCCTGCCTGACGGTCGTGGAGCCGACCTCAAACGGGATCGGCGGCGATGCTTTTGCGCTTGTATGGACAAATGATTCGCTGTACGGCTTGAACGGAAGCGGACCGTCCCCGCAGAGCATCAGTATTGATAAGGTGAAGGAAAAGGGTCATGAAACCATGCCATCACATGGCTGGGTCCCTGTCACCGTTCCTGGTGCTCCTTCTGCATGGGCAGAGCTGTCCAAGCGGTTTGGCCGCCTTCCATTGAAAGAGGTGCTCCAGCCGGCCATCGACTATGCACGTTATGGCTACCCTGTATCCCCGATTCTCGGGAAATATTGGGAAGGGGCACATAAGATTTATAAAAAGCGCTTTACCGGCCCTGAATATGAAGAATGGTTCAAGGTGTTCGCGCCGAATGGCAAAGCTCCGGAAATCGGTGAAATGTGGAAGTCTGAAGATCACGCAAGAACGCTCGAAGCGATTGCGGAAACGAACGCTGAAAGCTTCTACCGCGGCGAACTCGCCGATAAGATTGCCAAGGCATCCGAAGAGGGCGGAGGCTTCCTTTCCAAAGAGGATCTGGAAGGCTATAAAGCTGAATGGGTGGACCCGATTTCCGTTAACTACCGCGGCTACGATATTTGGGAAATCCCGCCGAATGGCCAAGGGCTGGTAGCACTGATGGCCCTGAATATTTTAAAAGGGTATGAGTTCACCCATCGCGAAGACGCTGAACAGCTCCATCTGCAGCTGGAAGCGATGAAGCAGGCGTTTACAGACGGCAAAACTTATATTACCGATCCTGCCTTCATGAAAACGAAGGTGGAGGATATGCTTTCTGAAAGCTATGCAGAAGCCTCCCGCAGGAAAATTACAGGCGAAGCGCGCCTCCCAGAGCCGGGCTCCCTGCCAAAAGGCGGCACAGTTTATCTGTCAACGGCGGATGGGGAAGGCAATATGGTTTCGTTTATCCAGAGCAATTATATGGGCTTTGGATCAGGTGTGGTGGTGCCAGGCACCGGGATCGGCCTGCAGAACCGGGGGCATGATTTCTCCCTTGATCCGGGCCACGAAAATGCTCTTGCACCAGGCAAGAAGACCTATCATACGATCATCCCTGGCTTCATTACAAAAGGCAGTGACGCAGTGGGGCCGTTCGGTGTAATGGGCGGATACATGCAGCCGCAGGGCCATGTGCAGGTTGCCATGAACATGATCGACTTCAAGCTGAATCCGCAGGCCGCTCTTGATGCACCGCGCTGGCAGTGGATTGAAGGCAATAAAATAGAGGTTGAATATACAATGCCAAACCATCTTGTGAAGCAGCTTGCCGCCAAAGGGCACGAAATCAAGGTGGCCCACGATTCAGGCGGCTTCGGACGCGGGCAGGTCATCACCCGCAACCCGGAAACAGGCGTACTGACAGGTGGAACAGAGCCGCGCACAGATGGAACGATTGCCAGCTGGTAA
- a CDS encoding M23 family metallopeptidase, with translation MREEEKQRSSQDSGFKRFMKKRWAFPAIYLASAAIILTAVLWYQNSNNASDEYDYSDTDVAEKKYDEPSVEVTRSMENFVMPVANQDSVEIQKQFYDYTGKKEEQEAALVFYNNTYHPNTGIDIAQKDGESFEVKAALSGTVTRVDEDALLGNVIEIEHDKGIVTQYQSVTDVSVKQGDQVEQGQALAKAGQSLFNEEAGVHVHFEIRKDNVPVNPLDYFNKPLSALQEAAPTDNTGAADDSGAAEENDSDAAAEGEEADDAATGTEESADEKKAAEDDKAAEDKEDENAGDKEDQDKNNSGDQEEESTDSSDASLNNENA, from the coding sequence ATGAGAGAGGAAGAAAAGCAACGATCTTCTCAAGATTCAGGTTTCAAGCGCTTTATGAAAAAAAGGTGGGCATTCCCGGCTATCTATCTGGCGAGCGCAGCAATCATTCTAACCGCGGTTCTTTGGTATCAAAACTCGAACAATGCGTCTGATGAGTATGATTACAGCGATACTGATGTTGCCGAGAAGAAATACGATGAGCCATCAGTAGAAGTAACCCGCTCAATGGAAAACTTCGTCATGCCGGTAGCCAACCAGGATTCAGTCGAAATCCAAAAGCAGTTCTATGATTACACAGGCAAGAAAGAAGAACAGGAAGCAGCATTGGTTTTCTACAATAACACGTACCATCCAAACACTGGAATTGATATCGCCCAAAAAGATGGCGAATCCTTCGAAGTGAAAGCAGCCCTAAGCGGAACTGTTACAAGAGTGGATGAAGATGCGCTGTTAGGAAATGTCATCGAAATCGAGCATGACAAAGGTATTGTAACACAATATCAATCTGTTACAGATGTAAGTGTAAAGCAAGGCGACCAGGTTGAACAAGGACAAGCTCTTGCAAAAGCCGGCCAAAGCCTATTTAACGAAGAAGCAGGCGTCCATGTACACTTTGAAATCCGCAAAGACAATGTGCCTGTCAACCCGCTTGACTACTTCAATAAGCCATTAAGCGCGCTACAGGAAGCTGCCCCGACCGATAACACAGGTGCAGCCGACGACAGCGGTGCCGCTGAAGAAAATGACAGCGATGCAGCAGCTGAAGGTGAAGAAGCAGACGATGCCGCAACTGGAACAGAAGAATCAGCAGATGAGAAAAAAGCTGCTGAAGACGATAAAGCAGCAGAAGATAAAGAAGACGAAAATGCAGGCGATAAAGAAGACCAGGACAAAAACAATTCCGGAGATCAGGAAGAAGAGTCCACAGATTCATCTGACGCCAGCCTGAACAACGAAAACGCGTAA
- a CDS encoding VanZ family protein: MKWIIRILPLLYMGLIWFLSSMPADAVVALPDSKVDSFLKESMHLIEFAILYILLVLAFLTGGSFTKKLNIILAFIAALYGVTDEIHQSFIPARSSSLIDVAKDWIGVAAAYYFVYQARFGGRFKLLASFLKRIENIKK; encoded by the coding sequence ATGAAGTGGATCATACGAATTTTGCCCCTCTTATATATGGGTCTGATCTGGTTTTTATCGAGCATGCCGGCTGATGCTGTCGTCGCCCTGCCTGATTCAAAGGTCGACAGCTTCCTGAAGGAATCCATGCATCTGATAGAGTTTGCCATTCTTTATATCCTTTTGGTGCTGGCCTTTTTAACAGGAGGCTCTTTTACTAAAAAGCTCAATATCATCCTCGCGTTCATTGCCGCCCTGTACGGCGTGACAGACGAAATTCATCAATCCTTCATCCCGGCACGGTCTTCTTCGCTGATCGATGTGGCCAAGGACTGGATTGGCGTAGCTGCGGCTTATTATTTTGTCTATCAGGCCAGGTTCGGCGGACGCTTCAAGCTGCTTGCCAGCTTTTTAAAAAGAATAGAGAATATAAAAAAATAG
- the spoIID gene encoding stage II sporulation protein D — MIKFKPILLLSALLLVTTLMIPTLLVLPFKDAKVSGKLGEELQQQEEPPAAAKPAGPAIDVSVYRTMAKKVETLPLEEYVVGVVASEMPADFEKEALKAQALTARTYIVRQMMGKVTEGLPDGAIVTDTENHQVYKNEAELKKIWQKDYSWKIKKIKEAVSETSGQILTYEGKPIEAQFFSTANGYTESSEEVWSNAMPYLKSVESPWDVGTPKYQAQKEITVAEFEAKLGVKLPADNTIGTVIERTAGKRVGKVDINGKILEGTTIRTDLGLRSTDFTWERKGNNIVITTKGFGHGVGMSQYGANGMAAEGKTFKDIVTYYYKGVEIASADQALTKITAKK, encoded by the coding sequence ATGATTAAATTTAAACCGATCCTACTACTATCCGCCCTACTGCTCGTAACAACCCTGATGATTCCGACACTGCTCGTCCTCCCATTTAAGGATGCGAAAGTCAGCGGCAAGCTGGGCGAAGAGCTTCAGCAGCAGGAAGAGCCGCCGGCAGCGGCGAAGCCTGCCGGACCGGCAATCGACGTGTCTGTATACCGCACAATGGCCAAAAAAGTAGAAACGCTTCCTCTTGAGGAATATGTAGTCGGGGTAGTCGCCTCAGAAATGCCTGCCGACTTTGAAAAAGAAGCCCTGAAGGCACAGGCATTGACAGCCAGGACCTATATTGTCAGGCAAATGATGGGCAAGGTGACAGAAGGGCTGCCGGATGGAGCCATCGTTACCGACACGGAGAACCATCAGGTCTACAAGAATGAAGCTGAGCTTAAGAAAATCTGGCAGAAGGATTACAGCTGGAAGATAAAAAAAATAAAAGAGGCCGTGAGTGAAACAAGCGGACAGATCCTGACATATGAAGGCAAACCGATTGAAGCCCAATTCTTCTCCACGGCAAACGGGTATACCGAAAGCTCGGAAGAAGTGTGGTCCAATGCCATGCCATATTTAAAAAGTGTGGAAAGCCCATGGGATGTGGGTACGCCTAAGTACCAGGCGCAAAAAGAGATTACAGTGGCAGAATTTGAAGCAAAGCTTGGCGTAAAGCTGCCTGCTGACAATACGATCGGGACCGTTATTGAAAGAACGGCCGGTAAGAGGGTCGGCAAGGTGGATATTAACGGCAAGATTCTGGAAGGCACGACGATACGCACAGATCTCGGGCTGAGGTCCACCGACTTCACATGGGAGCGCAAGGGCAATAATATTGTCATCACCACCAAAGGGTTCGGCCACGGTGTCGGGATGAGCCAATACGGGGCAAACGGGATGGCAGCAGAAGGGAAAACCTTCAAGGATATCGTCACATACTATTATAAAGGCGTCGAAATTGCCTCGGCCGATCAGGCATTGACGAAAATAACCGCAAAAAAATAG